One Candidatus Paceibacterota bacterium DNA segment encodes these proteins:
- a CDS encoding vitamin K epoxide reductase family protein, which translates to METTLQIVKVCAVIGILDTLYLIYHKMRGTDVACWFFPQEWCRKVQHSPYSKTFGIPNSVAGLGIYTLLLVLSGLVASGTASFAAIQAVVAFGFVFSMYFVYIQAAVIRAFCTWCVVSALNFLVLFVVTFGLL; encoded by the coding sequence ATGGAAACGACGCTTCAAATCGTAAAAGTGTGTGCGGTGATCGGCATCCTCGATACGCTGTACCTGATCTATCACAAAATGCGGGGCACCGATGTTGCTTGCTGGTTCTTCCCGCAGGAGTGGTGCAGAAAAGTGCAGCACAGTCCGTATAGTAAAACGTTCGGCATTCCGAACTCCGTAGCAGGACTTGGTATCTATACATTGTTGTTGGTGTTAAGCGGGCTCGTTGCATCTGGCACTGCATCTTTCGCGGCAATCCAAGCAGTGGTTGCATTCGGCTTCGTTTTCTCCATGTACTTTGTGTACATACAGGCAGCCGTCATTCGTGCGTTCTGCACGTGGTGCGTGGTGTCTGCGCTCAACTTCCTTGTGCTCTTTGTCGTGACGTTTGGATTGCTCTAA